In Clostridium ljungdahlii DSM 13528, the genomic window TTAAATTCACGAATAAGTGGAATCAGTTTACAAGTCATAGCTTCAATAAGCTTAGAACTTATAGTGTTTGTAATTGTGTAATCATCTTCTGAGTAAGTGTATAATTTCCCATATAAATAAGGGGATACTTTTAGGGATTTTAAATAACTTCCAATTACTACTTTGTCTATTATAGGATTTATATATTTAATGGTATCAATAATCTTTACTTCTGATTTTGGAGCTTTTAAGGCTATGTAACTTTTTATAGCTTCTGCAGCGTTACCATGTCCGCCTCCCGCAGAAATCGAAAGAATTAAAACTTTCATTTAATCACCTTCTGGTTAAGTATGTAATTTAATTATATAAAATGTACGGAAAATAATAAACTCATTTAACTAACATTTAAGAAAAAATTAATAATAAGTAATAAATATAGTATTGGCTTTTAAATTTTATATTAAACAAATAATACATAACAATTAGGTAAATGCAAACAATATAAAAAGAGTCAAAATGTAATAATGCAGGAATTATCATCGGATCAAGTGATTCTTAGGTTCAGATGGAGTTTGCTTATAAGTATGACTTTTTCCAGCTGAACCTTATTAACAGTATTCTTAGTGTCTTTAGCACTTAGAATACGTTATCCTTTAGGGGAAGAACTTATCCAGTAGCAGTGCTTATCCCCAACTTTGATAGAAAAGCAGATATCCCAAGTCTTTGATTTGGTGATAGTCGCTTTCACTGTGTGCGATGGGGGACGTTAGCAATGGTAGCGATCGGATAAATGGTGAGATTAGTCATAAAAAGAGGTGGAAATTTATGAAGTTTTCTAAAAAAAGAATAATGTATACTGCCATAGTAACTTTAATTGTAGTGTTTTCGAGTACATTTGCCGTATTAATGACACTTGAAAGAAATGATTATAGAAATTATTTGCAGGGTGAGTATGGTAAAAGTATGTATGAATTAATAGATGCAGTGCAAAATATAAGAACTAATTTAACCAAAGCGGCTATAGTTGGATCAAGGGAACAACAGATAGTAGTTTTTGACGAAATATTTAGGTATTCTGCTATAGCTAGTGATAAATTGCATTCACTTCCAGTGTCCCAATCTACTATATCGGATACTAGTAAGTTTTTAACTCAGGTAGGAGATTTCTGTTATAGTTTAGGCAGATCATCTACAGAAGGAAAACAGTTAAGCGAAAAAGATTATAATGATATAGAAAGATTAAAAAAGCAATCCAATGTACTTGAAAATCAGCTGGAATTAGTATCTAACAATATAAATCAAGGAAAGGTAAAATGGGGAGAAATAAGAAAAAAGATTACAGGTGTTTTTGCCCAAAGTAACGATGTATCAATATCTGAACAATTTAAGGGAATACAAAAACAGGTCCTTCAATATCCTACATTAATTTATGATGGGCCATTTTCAGATAATACACTTCAGATAAACCCTAAAATAAAATTACAAAAAGAAGTTTCTCAAGGTGAGGCAGAAAAAACTGCTAGGCAGGTTATTGGAAAAGATAAGATAGAAAATATGGATGTATCTTCTGTTAATGAAAAATCCAACATAGGGGTATATAGATTTTCTGCAGCATTAAAGGGAAGAACTAAAAAAGACAGCAGAGTGGTATGTGAAATAAGTAAAAATGGAGGGAAGGTATACTACTTAATAAATGATAAGAGTATAAATAACAGCTCTATGGACGTTAAAAAGGCTTCTGAAATTGGATTGAAGTATTTAAATAATTTAGGTTATAAAAATATGATTACTACGTATTCCCTAAGATATAATAATGTGGCAGTAATAAACTATGTGTATAGTCAAAATGGTATACTTGTTTATCCTGATCAGATTAAACTAAAGATAGCTTTAGATAATGGAGAAATTATAGGTGTGGAAGCAGAAAAGTACTTAATATCCCATGAAGAAAATAGAAAAATAGAAACCCCTAAGTTAAGCTATGGAGAAGCTGAGAAGAGAGTTAGCAAGAGGCTTAATGTAACAAGTAAGAGGCTTACTATAATTCCTACAGAAACTAATAAGGAAATATTATGTTACGAATTTTCTGGAAATTATAAGGGGGATTACTTTAAAGTTTATGTAAATACAAGTACGGGATATGAGGAGAGAATAATTCAAATAATTGACACTCCTAATGGTAAACTCGCTATGTAAAGCAGTGCTATTTTCTTTTAAATGTCTAGTTTAGAATGATGGAAACTTCACTTATTTGGTGAGGTTTCCAAAGTGCGAAAAAGTATTTCACGATTGGAATAGATTTTAATATTAAAATTAGTCTGATATAATGTATATATTAGTTATTTTAGACTAAAGGGGAGGCGAAGTACGTTATAGCTTTACTAAAATCCATAGGTTTTGATAAAGTTTTAATAACGAAATTATGAAAAAGAAGGCTATTATATATGTATCCAGTAAACAAACTGATGAGGAAGAACCTATAGAAGTTGTTACTCCAGGAAGTTTTTATAAAAAAAATGATTCCTATTATGCTGTTTATAAAGAAACTGAATTATCCGGAATGGAAGGAACTACTACTACATTGAAGATAAAACAGGATAAGTTCTCTCTCATAAGAATGGGGAGTACTAGTACTAAAATGGATTTTGATAAGAATAAAAAAAATGTGTCCATGTATAAAACACCTTATGGAACTATAGAGCTGAGAATAGAAACAAATAGTTTGAATATAAACGTAG contains:
- the ypeB gene encoding germination protein YpeB, with product MKFSKKRIMYTAIVTLIVVFSSTFAVLMTLERNDYRNYLQGEYGKSMYELIDAVQNIRTNLTKAAIVGSREQQIVVFDEIFRYSAIASDKLHSLPVSQSTISDTSKFLTQVGDFCYSLGRSSTEGKQLSEKDYNDIERLKKQSNVLENQLELVSNNINQGKVKWGEIRKKITGVFAQSNDVSISEQFKGIQKQVLQYPTLIYDGPFSDNTLQINPKIKLQKEVSQGEAEKTARQVIGKDKIENMDVSSVNEKSNIGVYRFSAALKGRTKKDSRVVCEISKNGGKVYYLINDKSINNSSMDVKKASEIGLKYLNNLGYKNMITTYSLRYNNVAVINYVYSQNGILVYPDQIKLKIALDNGEIIGVEAEKYLISHEENRKIETPKLSYGEAEKRVSKRLNVTSKRLTIIPTETNKEILCYEFSGNYKGDYFKVYVNTSTGYEERIIQIIDTPNGKLAM
- a CDS encoding DUF1934 domain-containing protein; its protein translation is MKKKAIIYVSSKQTDEEEPIEVVTPGSFYKKNDSYYAVYKETELSGMEGTTTTLKIKQDKFSLIRMGSTSTKMDFDKNKKNVSMYKTPYGTIELRIETNSLNINVDEQGGDIMINYKISTAGQALKNTKLKVNIKVNE